A single region of the Elusimicrobiota bacterium genome encodes:
- a CDS encoding NAD-dependent epimerase/dehydratase family protein has protein sequence MTGNKQKYNPLLEDDLKSIWENLKDILNEIKGKTFFITGGTGFFGKWFLETFSYCNSLLDLNCNIIVLSRVPAKFLDEFPYFNQDKIKFYEGDIVNYHFPNEDIDYIIHGATSASVELNSNDPLMMLDTIINGTRRTLELAKDKKVKSLLYISSGAVYGKFYSDMLKVSEDYKCSPDCTEPLSAYGEGKRVGELLCSIYFKHFGVPAKIARCFAFVGPYLPLDKHFAVGNFILNALKNENIIVKGDGMPLRSYLYPTDLVTWLIRILIRGKNNYPYNVGSSKEISIGRLAMEISLITSGILGVKILIKSPKVKLAESYVPIVKKIETELGVQQEVNLQSALKKTINFHLKLLHN, from the coding sequence ATGACTGGGAATAAACAGAAATACAATCCTCTATTAGAGGATGATTTGAAGTCTATCTGGGAAAATCTTAAAGATATTCTTAATGAAATTAAAGGGAAAACATTTTTTATTACAGGGGGAACAGGATTTTTTGGCAAATGGTTTTTGGAAACTTTTTCTTATTGTAATTCATTACTTGATCTCAACTGCAATATTATTGTACTTTCTAGAGTACCGGCAAAGTTCCTCGATGAGTTTCCTTACTTTAATCAAGATAAAATAAAATTTTATGAAGGCGATATAGTAAATTATCATTTCCCAAATGAAGATATTGATTATATAATTCATGGAGCTACATCTGCAAGCGTTGAATTAAATAGTAATGATCCTTTAATGATGCTGGATACGATTATTAATGGAACAAGAAGAACTCTAGAATTAGCGAAAGATAAAAAGGTAAAATCGTTATTATATATTAGCTCCGGTGCTGTTTATGGGAAGTTTTATTCTGATATGTTAAAAGTATCGGAAGACTACAAATGTAGTCCTGATTGTACTGAACCTTTATCTGCCTATGGAGAAGGCAAACGCGTAGGCGAGCTTTTATGCTCAATTTATTTTAAACATTTTGGAGTACCGGCTAAAATTGCACGTTGCTTTGCCTTTGTAGGACCATATCTGCCGCTAGACAAACATTTTGCAGTTGGAAATTTTATTCTGAATGCTTTGAAAAATGAGAATATAATAGTTAAAGGAGATGGGATGCCATTGAGGTCGTATTTGTATCCTACCGATTTGGTGACATGGTTAATAAGAATATTGATAAGAGGGAAAAATAATTATCCATATAATGTTGGCTCATCTAAAGAAATCTCGATTGGTAGATTGGCAATGGAAATTTCTTTGATTACCTCTGGCATATTAGGGGTAAAAATCTTAATCAAATCCCCAAAAGTAAAATTAGCTGAAAGCTATGTGCCAATTGTAAAAAAGATTGAAACAGAACTAGGTGTTCAGCAAGAGGTAAATCTTCAAAGTGCACTTAAAAAAACAATTAATTTCCATTTAAAATTACTCCATAATTAA